The Porites lutea chromosome 4, jaPorLute2.1, whole genome shotgun sequence genome contains a region encoding:
- the LOC140935394 gene encoding uncharacterized protein isoform X2: protein MKTILLALLFFAVVLFVTVECRRTGPGKGKDPKSGKGVIGKLRKLVTGATEAPCSRNCAFCVDGECTQCNQGFAHVRHTKRQNVTRCVPCKMRNSKRKAAKFTVLDESQCPAACDKGCRNCVDGNCLECKAAFELDQESKQCEKKKVCGRGRNKKRCAKGKPGVKPNRKGGKRGPKTPRP from the exons ATGAAGACTATTTTATTGGCTTTGCTGTTTTTTGCTGTGGTTTTGTTTGTCACCGTTGAATGCAGAAGAACCGGGCCTGGCAAGGGAAAAGATCCTAAGTCTGGAAAAGGAGTGATCGGCAAGCTTAGGAAACTAG TTACTGGTGCGACCGAAGCTCCCTGTAGCAGAAACTGTGCCTTTTGTGTCGATGGCGAATGTACTCAGTGTAACCAGGGATTCGCCCATGTAAGACATACCAAGCGTCAGAACGTTACACGTTGCGTTCCATGTAAGATGAGAAACTCCAAGAGAAAAGCGGCAAAGTTTACTGTCCTTGACGAATCGCAATGCCCAG CTGCGTGTGATAAAGGTTGTCGCAACTGTGTGGATGGCAACTGTCTCGAGTGCAAAGCAGCTTTTGAGCTGGATCAAGAGTCAAAGCAATGTGAAAAGAAGAAAG TTTGTGGTAGAGGCCGCAACAAGAAAAGATGTGCAAAAGGCAAACCAGGAGTTAAACCCAATAGAAAAG GAGGAAAAAGAGGACCAAAGACTCCAAGGCCTTGA
- the LOC140935394 gene encoding uncharacterized protein isoform X1: protein MKTILLALLFFAVVLFVTVECRRTGPGKGKDPKSGKGVIGKLRKLGCLVKNCSTCNDGFVRITYSLARRRLQANKNFTVCKPCNQTEKGRMKAKMPVIDRDESKCPPVTGATEAPCSRNCAFCVDGECTQCNQGFAHVRHTKRQNVTRCVPCKMRNSKRKAAKFTVLDESQCPAACDKGCRNCVDGNCLECKAAFELDQESKQCEKKKVCGRGRNKKRCAKGKPGVKPNRKGGKRGPKTPRP from the exons ATGAAGACTATTTTATTGGCTTTGCTGTTTTTTGCTGTGGTTTTGTTTGTCACCGTTGAATGCAGAAGAACCGGGCCTGGCAAGGGAAAAGATCCTAAGTCTGGAAAAGGAGTGATCGGCAAGCTTAGGAAACTAG GCTGCCTTGTCAAGAACTGTTCCACGTGCAATGATGGCTTTGTTAGAATCACCTACAGTTTGGCAAGAAGACGATTACAAGCTAATAAAAATTTTACCGTTTGCAAGCCTTGTAATCAAACTGAGAAAGGAAGGATGAAAGCAAAAATGCCAGTGATCGATAGAGACGAGTCCAAATGCCCTCCAG TTACTGGTGCGACCGAAGCTCCCTGTAGCAGAAACTGTGCCTTTTGTGTCGATGGCGAATGTACTCAGTGTAACCAGGGATTCGCCCATGTAAGACATACCAAGCGTCAGAACGTTACACGTTGCGTTCCATGTAAGATGAGAAACTCCAAGAGAAAAGCGGCAAAGTTTACTGTCCTTGACGAATCGCAATGCCCAG CTGCGTGTGATAAAGGTTGTCGCAACTGTGTGGATGGCAACTGTCTCGAGTGCAAAGCAGCTTTTGAGCTGGATCAAGAGTCAAAGCAATGTGAAAAGAAGAAAG TTTGTGGTAGAGGCCGCAACAAGAAAAGATGTGCAAAAGGCAAACCAGGAGTTAAACCCAATAGAAAAG GAGGAAAAAGAGGACCAAAGACTCCAAGGCCTTGA